The nucleotide window CGCCTCTGCTCCACTGGCCGCGTCAAGGAGGCTCTCCACCGCCGCTTCCGCCAGTGCCTGTGGTCGGAGCCTGGCCTCTTCTCCCACATCTTCCGGGCGTGCCGTGCTCTCCCGCTCCTCCGCCAGCTCCACGCCTTCGCCGCCACttccggcgccgccgccgaccgGTTCACGGCGAACCACCTCCTCCTCGCCTACGCCGACCTGGGCGACTTCCTCGCCGCGCGCGGCGTGTTCGACAGAATCCCTAAGCCGAACGTCATGTCCTGGAACATCCTCATCGGGGGATACGTTAAGAACGGTGATCTGGAGACCGCGCGGAAGCTGTTCGACGAAATGCCCGCGAGGAACGTGGCGACGTGGAATGCCATGGTCGCTGGGCTCACCAACTCGGGACTCAACGAGGAGAGCCTGCGGTTCTTCCTTGCCATGCAGAGGGAGGGGATGCAGCCTGATGAGTTTGGCCTCGCGAGCTTGTTCCGGTGCTGTGCCGGGCTTAGGGACGTTGTGTCTGGGCGACAGGTCCACTCGTACGTGGTGCGGTCGGGACTAGACAGAGACATGTGCGTTGGGAGCTCCTTGGCACACATGTATATGCGGTGTGGTTTTCTTCGAGATGGGGAGGCTGCTCTCCGAGCTTTGCCTCTGCTTAACATTGTGTCTTGCAATACCATAATCGCTGGAAGAACACAGAATGGAGACTCGGAAGGGGCACTCGAGTATTTCTGCATGATGAGAGGTGCTGGTGTGGAAGCAAATGCAGTCACATTCGTCAGCGCCGTTAGTTCTTGCTCAGACTTGGCAGCTCTTGCACAAGGTCAGCAGGTTCATGCACAGGCTATCAAAGCTGGAGTTGACAAGGTTGTGCCAGTCATGACTTCTCTTGTGCATATGTATTCTCGATGCGGGTGCTTATGTGATTCAGAAAGGGTTTGCCTTGGGTATAGTGGTACAGATCTTGTCCTTTGCAGTGCGATGATCTCAGCTTATGGATTCCATGGGCATGGACAAAAGGCAGTTGGTCTGTTCAAACAGATGATAGCTGGAGGGGCAGAACCCAATGAGGTTACTTTCTTGACCTTGCTATATGCATGCAGCCATAGTGGTCTTAAAGATGAAGGCATGAGTTGTTTTGAGCTTATGACTAATACTTGTGGACTAAAGCCAAGTGTTAAACACTACACTTGTATTGTGGATCTTCTTGGACGTTCAGGTTGTCTAAATGAGGCGGAGGACCTTATCCTGTCAATGCCTGTGCAACCTGATGGGGTCATATGGAAGACACTACTGTCTGCATGTAAGATCCAGAAAAATTTCGACATGGCCGAGAGGATAGCAGAACGTGTTATTGAATTGGACCCTCATGATTCTGCATCTTATGTTCTTCTATCAAATATTCGAGCTACCAGCAGCAGATGGGAGGATGTCAGTAAGGTAAGGAAAACCATGAGGGAACAGAACGTGAGGAAAGAGCCTGGAGTTAGCTGGGTGGAGCTGAAGGGTCAGATTCACCAATTCTGCACAGGAGATAAATCCCATTCAAGGCAAAGGGAGATTGATGAATGCTTGGAAGAAATGATGACCAAGATCAGACAATATGGATATGCACCGGACATGAGCATGGTTTTCCATGACATGGAGGATGAGGAGAAAGAAGTTAGTTTGGCGCACCACAGTGAGAAGTTGGCTATAGCATTTGCTTTCCTGAGCTTACCTGAAGGAGTTCCTATTCGGGTTATGAAGAATCTACGTGTATGTGATGATTGCCATGTAGCTATTAAGTTGATGTCTAAAGTGACTGGACGGGAGATTGTGGTCCGAGATGTAAGCCGTTTTCACCATTTCAAAGATGGAAAATGCTCTTGTGGAGATTATTGGTGAAGGAGTGGAGTGCCATGGAAATACTTTTTGTCTCGGTTGAGGGAACAAGACTTCTACTAGCTCTAAATTATGCACAGGTACACTTCtttgtatatatttggttaaacttgagaaAAATGAGAATGGCATTCTTTTTAGTACCAAGGGAGTATAGAATACTATTTCAGCTGGTTGAGTTGGTACAAATTTGTGGTGCCCGATTCAACTAAAAGCTGATGTGCTTAAATGGGAACGGCCCCCAAGTTGTTTTGGGCATCAATGCCACCGTGACAATGGCAAGACGTTAGGCTTGCCTTTTAGTGAGCAAGTTTAGGTCAATGTGCTTGAGCCAATTTGAGCGTGTTTCAGATGCACACATGGTTGAATTATGGTTACTTAGCAAATCAATTATATTTGC belongs to Miscanthus floridulus cultivar M001 chromosome 4, ASM1932011v1, whole genome shotgun sequence and includes:
- the LOC136552889 gene encoding pentatricopeptide repeat-containing protein At2g41080-like; its protein translation is MASSALKKLATGPPDARREEIIRLCSTGRVKEALHRRFRQCLWSEPGLFSHIFRACRALPLLRQLHAFAATSGAAADRFTANHLLLAYADLGDFLAARGVFDRIPKPNVMSWNILIGGYVKNGDLETARKLFDEMPARNVATWNAMVAGLTNSGLNEESLRFFLAMQREGMQPDEFGLASLFRCCAGLRDVVSGRQVHSYVVRSGLDRDMCVGSSLAHMYMRCGFLRDGEAALRALPLLNIVSCNTIIAGRTQNGDSEGALEYFCMMRGAGVEANAVTFVSAVSSCSDLAALAQGQQVHAQAIKAGVDKVVPVMTSLVHMYSRCGCLCDSERVCLGYSGTDLVLCSAMISAYGFHGHGQKAVGLFKQMIAGGAEPNEVTFLTLLYACSHSGLKDEGMSCFELMTNTCGLKPSVKHYTCIVDLLGRSGCLNEAEDLILSMPVQPDGVIWKTLLSACKIQKNFDMAERIAERVIELDPHDSASYVLLSNIRATSSRWEDVSKVRKTMREQNVRKEPGVSWVELKGQIHQFCTGDKSHSRQREIDECLEEMMTKIRQYGYAPDMSMVFHDMEDEEKEVSLAHHSEKLAIAFAFLSLPEGVPIRVMKNLRVCDDCHVAIKLMSKVTGREIVVRDVSRFHHFKDGKCSCGDYW